A region from the Desulfurellaceae bacterium genome encodes:
- the hemL gene encoding glutamate-1-semialdehyde 2,1-aminomutase: MSTSDKLFRQAQEIIPGGVNSPVRAWRAVDGTPRFIQRGRGCRVVDADGKEYIDYIGSWGPLIAGHAHPQVVRALEDTVKRGTSFGAPTAKEIELARMVVDAVPSVDTVRLTSSGTEATMTALRIARGYTERTKIIKFAGCYHGHTDALLVRAGSGALTLSLPDSKGVPEAFASQTLIAEYNNLASVEAQLSANPDTVAAVIIEPVAGNMGVVLPDPNFLAELRRLTAEAGVVLIFDEVMSGFRLARGGAQELYGIDPDLSCFGKVIGGGLPLAAVGGRRDIMDCLAPLGPVYQAGTLSGNPLAVTAGIETLKLMNAPGAYERLNESGSRLADGLRKAVRDAGVQACVNQLGSMITVFFGVEQVRDYTSAVSCDTAMFARYFHGMLERGIYLPPSQFEAAFVSLAHGEAEIDETVFAATQVMQQLGS; this comes from the coding sequence ATGTCCACGTCAGATAAGCTTTTTCGCCAAGCCCAGGAAATCATACCTGGCGGAGTCAACAGTCCGGTGCGCGCCTGGCGGGCGGTAGACGGCACGCCGCGCTTTATCCAGCGTGGTCGTGGCTGTCGTGTGGTTGACGCGGATGGCAAAGAGTACATCGATTATATCGGCTCGTGGGGCCCGCTGATTGCCGGCCATGCCCACCCTCAGGTCGTGCGCGCCCTTGAAGACACGGTCAAACGCGGAACAAGTTTTGGCGCACCGACTGCCAAAGAGATTGAGCTGGCGCGAATGGTCGTCGATGCCGTTCCGTCGGTTGACACGGTCCGCCTGACCTCGTCCGGCACCGAGGCGACGATGACGGCCCTGCGGATTGCCAGGGGCTATACGGAACGGACCAAGATCATCAAGTTCGCCGGCTGTTACCACGGCCATACCGACGCCCTGCTGGTCCGAGCCGGGTCGGGCGCCCTGACCCTAAGTCTGCCTGACAGCAAAGGCGTGCCCGAAGCCTTTGCCAGCCAAACCCTGATCGCCGAGTACAATAATCTGGCCAGCGTTGAGGCCCAGCTCAGCGCCAACCCCGACACGGTTGCCGCGGTCATTATCGAACCCGTTGCCGGCAATATGGGCGTGGTACTGCCCGATCCGAATTTCCTGGCCGAGCTGCGACGGCTGACTGCCGAGGCCGGGGTGGTCCTCATCTTTGACGAGGTCATGAGCGGGTTTCGCCTGGCACGCGGCGGCGCCCAGGAACTGTACGGGATAGACCCCGATCTGAGCTGTTTTGGCAAGGTGATCGGGGGCGGTCTGCCGCTGGCTGCGGTCGGCGGCAGGCGGGACATCATGGACTGTCTCGCTCCGCTCGGACCGGTCTACCAGGCCGGAACCCTATCGGGAAACCCCTTGGCGGTCACAGCCGGTATTGAAACGCTCAAGCTCATGAACGCTCCAGGCGCGTACGAACGCTTGAACGAAAGCGGCAGCCGTCTGGCAGACGGATTACGCAAAGCTGTTCGAGACGCCGGCGTCCAGGCCTGCGTCAACCAGCTCGGCTCAATGATCACCGTCTTCTTTGGCGTTGAGCAGGTCCGCGATTACACCAGCGCCGTCAGCTGCGACACGGCGATGTTTGCCCGCTATTTTCACGGCATGCTCGAACGTGGCATTTATCTCCCGCCCTCCCAGTTCGAGGCGGCCTTTGTGTCCCTGGCCCACGGTGAGGCCGAGATTGACGAAACCGTCTTTGCCGCCACACAAGTCATGCAGCAACTCGGCTCGTGA
- the dnaA gene encoding chromosomal replication initiator protein DnaA yields the protein MDRVWENVLDVVEEKIGKTNTETWLKPARPIGLRGDTFHLEVPSPLFREWLLNNLLEPLEASLASVLGQTAQVAIHVHSGQQGELFPADDAPTQAVAQGTGTKRRAKPASKPETPTKSKGRPPKKSGLLQNFTFSSFVVGGGNQFAHAAARAVADHPGNHYNPLFIYGGVGLGKTHLINAIGHESLVRQGRSSVFYLSSESFTNELISHIRRDRMDDFKNKFRQADVLIVDDVQFMSGRERTQEEFFHTFNTLHESHKQIVITSDKFPNEIQGLEERLRNRFESGLITDIQPPDLETRVAILQKKAQARKIQISSEVALFIASNVTANVRELEGGLNRLGALSSMNATPITVDFARQVLHNLVKEKGPKVTIEMVQQAIAKYFGIRVNDLISKKRTKLVAFPRQVSMYLCRKLANASYPTIGIRFGGKDHTTALYACNTIEKRLKHDEELRAILDRIESTIYSQHVKDQP from the coding sequence ATGGATCGGGTGTGGGAAAACGTACTGGACGTTGTTGAGGAAAAGATTGGGAAGACCAACACCGAGACCTGGCTGAAACCGGCCCGTCCGATTGGACTGCGAGGAGACACCTTTCACCTGGAAGTACCGAGTCCGCTTTTCCGTGAATGGCTCCTCAACAATCTTCTTGAACCGCTTGAAGCCTCGCTGGCCTCTGTCCTCGGCCAGACGGCACAGGTTGCGATCCACGTTCACAGCGGTCAGCAGGGCGAGCTGTTTCCGGCCGACGACGCGCCGACCCAGGCGGTGGCGCAAGGTACAGGTACCAAGCGGCGCGCCAAGCCAGCTTCCAAACCGGAAACGCCCACCAAAAGCAAAGGTCGTCCTCCCAAGAAAAGCGGGCTGCTGCAGAACTTTACCTTCTCCAGCTTTGTGGTCGGAGGCGGGAACCAGTTCGCCCATGCTGCGGCCCGGGCGGTGGCTGATCATCCCGGCAATCACTACAACCCGCTGTTCATCTATGGCGGAGTGGGGCTGGGTAAAACCCACCTGATCAATGCCATCGGGCATGAAAGCCTCGTCAGGCAGGGCCGTAGCAGCGTGTTTTATCTGTCCTCCGAGTCTTTCACCAATGAGCTGATTTCGCACATCCGTCGGGACCGGATGGACGACTTCAAAAATAAGTTCCGCCAAGCCGATGTGCTGATTGTCGACGACGTCCAGTTTATGTCTGGACGAGAGCGCACCCAAGAGGAATTCTTTCATACTTTCAACACTTTACACGAATCACACAAACAAATTGTGATCACCTCGGATAAGTTTCCGAATGAGATTCAGGGGCTGGAAGAGCGACTGCGCAACCGGTTCGAGTCGGGTCTGATTACCGATATTCAACCGCCCGACCTGGAAACCCGGGTGGCGATTTTGCAAAAAAAGGCCCAAGCCCGGAAAATCCAGATTTCGTCCGAGGTGGCGCTGTTCATTGCCTCAAACGTCACCGCCAACGTGCGCGAGTTGGAAGGCGGTCTCAATCGACTCGGTGCCCTGTCAAGCATGAATGCAACGCCGATTACCGTCGATTTTGCCCGTCAGGTGTTGCATAACCTCGTCAAGGAGAAGGGCCCGAAGGTGACAATCGAAATGGTCCAGCAGGCCATTGCCAAATACTTTGGCATCCGGGTCAATGACCTGATTTCCAAAAAACGGACTAAACTGGTCGCTTTTCCACGTCAGGTTTCCATGTACCTGTGCCGCAAGCTGGCGAATGCCTCCTACCCGACGATTGGCATTCGGTTTGGCGGCAAAGATCACACCACCGCCTTATACGCCTGCAATACAATCGAAAAACGGCTCAAACACGACGAAGAACTCCGCGCCATCCTGGACCGAATTGAAAGCACGATCTACAGCCAGCACGTCAAGGACCAGCCCTGA
- the dnaN gene encoding DNA polymerase III subunit beta, with protein sequence MECLVEKDELLRCLYLVQGVVEKRSSLPILAHVLIESNGEQAEAEDTALSLRATDLEIGIRQHCRAQVKKRGSITTDARKLYEIVRELPSVGGSSSDPTVIVLRSAGSGWVEVSSGKSRFRMASLDPKEFPAIVQDEADGASLSPASCPSEVLREMIEKTLFATSPDETRLNLSGVYVEALDSGKLRMVASDGHRLSLIERQATITEPAAWPKVILPRKGLLEARKILERGEGEASFSLQATTAGLRKEATALSMRLVEGEFPDYQQILPTEHNFLIAFSREELLSALRRLLILTTERSRGIKLQIEAGKVEISVNTPDLGEGVEEIATDYSGENIAVGFNGRYLVEALTVMEEGQQITLSLKDDMSPGLLRTVKDQDFSYVIMPMRIF encoded by the coding sequence ATGGAATGTCTGGTGGAAAAAGACGAGCTGCTGCGCTGTTTATACTTGGTCCAAGGAGTGGTGGAGAAACGCTCTTCGCTGCCCATTCTCGCCCATGTCTTAATTGAATCAAACGGCGAGCAGGCCGAGGCTGAGGATACTGCCTTGTCGCTTCGGGCCACAGATTTGGAGATTGGGATTCGACAGCACTGCCGAGCGCAGGTCAAGAAGCGTGGCTCTATTACCACCGATGCTCGCAAGCTGTATGAAATCGTCCGTGAGTTACCGAGTGTGGGTGGCAGCTCTTCCGATCCAACCGTCATTGTTCTGCGCTCGGCCGGAAGTGGCTGGGTCGAGGTCAGCAGCGGAAAATCCCGGTTTCGGATGGCCAGCCTCGATCCCAAAGAGTTTCCGGCCATCGTCCAGGACGAGGCCGACGGGGCGAGTCTCAGCCCGGCGTCGTGCCCCAGCGAAGTCCTGCGCGAAATGATTGAGAAGACGCTGTTTGCCACCTCGCCGGATGAAACCCGGCTCAATCTGAGCGGGGTGTATGTCGAGGCCCTGGATTCGGGAAAGCTGCGTATGGTGGCCAGTGACGGTCATCGTTTGTCCCTCATCGAACGCCAGGCCACGATCACCGAGCCAGCGGCTTGGCCCAAGGTCATTCTGCCCCGCAAGGGGCTGCTTGAAGCCCGCAAGATTCTGGAACGGGGTGAGGGCGAGGCCAGCTTCTCTTTGCAGGCCACGACCGCAGGGCTCCGCAAAGAGGCCACCGCGCTGTCGATGCGGCTGGTTGAGGGCGAATTCCCGGATTACCAGCAGATTCTACCGACCGAGCACAATTTCCTGATTGCCTTCTCCCGCGAGGAGTTGTTGAGCGCGCTGCGGCGATTGTTGATTCTGACCACCGAACGCTCGCGCGGGATCAAGCTCCAGATCGAAGCCGGGAAGGTCGAAATCTCGGTCAATACCCCCGACCTTGGAGAGGGGGTGGAGGAGATCGCCACAGACTACAGTGGAGAGAATATCGCCGTTGGCTTTAACGGCCGCTACCTGGTGGAAGCCCTGACCGTTATGGAGGAAGGCCAACAGATTACGCTGTCGCTCAAGGATGATATGAGTCCGGGTCTGCTCAGAACGGTCAAGGATCAGGACTTCTCGTATGTGATCATGCCGATGCGCATATTTTAA
- the gyrB gene encoding DNA topoisomerase (ATP-hydrolyzing) subunit B, with protein MLEQEYGAGHIKVLAGLEAVRKRPGMYIGDTSVRGLHHLVFEVVDNSVDEALAGHCTHIRVAIHIDNSLTVEDDGRGIPTEIHPTEGISAAEVVLTKLHAGGKFDSSAYKVSGGLHGVGVSVVNALSESLEVEIKRHGKVYTQEYRRGEPITPLRESGRVETSGTRVTFKPDPLIFEVSEFSFDVLSQRLRELAFLNGGLYIAIEDERDQKRHDFHYQGGIVSFVEHLGVAKKPLHSEVIYLTGRKGMAEAEIALQWNEGYTENVYTFANNINTIEGGTHLSGLKSALTRTINSYAAANGLLKAGATQASPVQGEDIREGLTAVISIKVSEPQFEGQTKTKLGNSDIKGFVETLLNEKLGIYFEEHPNEAKRIIHKCIEASRAREAARKARDLTRRKGALDSGSLPGKLADCQERDPSLSEIYFVEGDSAGGSAKQGRDRRTQAILPLRGKILNVEKSRFDKMLSSQEIRLLITALGAGVGKEETDLSKLRYHTVIIMTDADVDGSHIRTLLLTFFYRQMPGLIENGHIYIAQPPLYRVKRGKTERYLKDETALDEFLIDLGIENVRVGPLSGEGLKEWIGTFLRCEKLFEMVERKHKDVRLVRALLTQSRLSPAVLTDTPRLTEICRAAESFARHHFPDLIPVSFSIETDPTLGGSRIIATAKLNGSGIRTVIDGDFLHFPEVQEIGRLLEQLRVIGQAPFVVVHKDEEHPLAQQRYIVDYILSRSRQGTEIQRYKGLGEMNPEQLWETTMNPDTRRLLQVRIEDAYEADEIFATLMGDEVEPRRRFIQENALAAKNLDI; from the coding sequence ATGCTCGAACAAGAATACGGGGCTGGCCATATCAAGGTCCTGGCCGGTTTGGAGGCGGTTCGCAAACGGCCGGGGATGTACATTGGAGATACCTCAGTCCGCGGTCTCCACCATCTGGTCTTTGAAGTAGTTGATAACTCCGTGGACGAAGCGCTTGCCGGGCATTGTACCCATATTCGAGTCGCCATTCACATTGATAATAGTCTCACCGTCGAGGATGACGGCCGGGGGATTCCGACCGAGATTCATCCCACCGAGGGAATTTCCGCAGCTGAGGTGGTGCTGACTAAGCTGCACGCGGGTGGAAAATTTGACTCCAGCGCGTATAAAGTCTCGGGCGGGCTACACGGAGTGGGCGTTTCCGTGGTCAACGCCCTGTCGGAATCGCTGGAAGTCGAGATCAAGCGGCACGGAAAAGTCTACACCCAGGAGTACCGGCGCGGTGAGCCGATAACGCCACTCCGAGAAAGCGGCCGCGTTGAAACCAGCGGTACCCGGGTGACCTTCAAGCCCGACCCGCTCATCTTCGAGGTCTCGGAATTCAGCTTCGACGTGCTTTCCCAGCGGCTGCGGGAATTGGCCTTTTTGAACGGCGGCCTGTACATTGCGATTGAGGACGAACGCGATCAAAAACGTCATGATTTCCACTACCAGGGTGGGATTGTGTCGTTTGTCGAGCATCTGGGGGTGGCCAAGAAGCCGCTTCACTCCGAGGTGATTTACCTGACCGGTAGGAAAGGCATGGCCGAAGCCGAGATTGCCCTGCAGTGGAACGAGGGCTATACCGAGAACGTCTACACCTTTGCCAATAATATCAACACGATTGAGGGCGGTACGCACCTCAGCGGCCTGAAATCGGCCTTGACCCGCACGATCAACTCCTATGCCGCGGCCAACGGCCTGCTCAAAGCAGGGGCAACCCAGGCATCACCCGTTCAGGGCGAAGATATCCGCGAAGGACTGACAGCCGTCATCAGTATCAAAGTGTCTGAGCCGCAGTTCGAAGGCCAGACCAAAACAAAGCTGGGCAATAGCGATATCAAGGGCTTTGTCGAGACCCTGCTCAACGAAAAGCTGGGCATTTACTTTGAAGAGCATCCGAACGAGGCCAAGCGAATCATTCACAAGTGCATAGAGGCGTCCCGCGCCCGAGAGGCGGCTCGCAAAGCGCGGGATCTGACCCGACGAAAAGGCGCCCTGGATTCTGGTTCCCTACCCGGTAAACTGGCCGACTGTCAGGAACGCGACCCCTCGCTGAGCGAGATCTATTTTGTTGAGGGCGATTCGGCCGGTGGCTCGGCCAAACAGGGCCGCGACCGCCGGACCCAGGCCATCCTGCCCCTCCGGGGCAAGATCCTGAACGTCGAAAAGTCCCGCTTCGATAAAATGCTCTCCTCCCAGGAAATCCGGCTGTTGATCACTGCGCTCGGGGCGGGCGTCGGAAAAGAGGAAACCGACCTGTCTAAACTGCGCTACCATACCGTCATCATCATGACTGATGCGGACGTGGACGGCTCGCATATACGGACCCTGCTGCTGACCTTCTTCTACCGCCAGATGCCGGGGTTGATTGAAAACGGCCACATTTACATCGCCCAGCCGCCCCTGTATCGGGTCAAAAGAGGCAAAACCGAGCGCTACCTGAAGGACGAGACAGCCCTGGATGAATTTTTGATTGATCTGGGAATTGAAAACGTCCGGGTCGGACCCTTATCGGGGGAGGGGCTGAAGGAGTGGATCGGGACGTTCCTGCGCTGCGAGAAGCTGTTCGAGATGGTTGAACGTAAGCACAAAGATGTCCGGCTTGTGCGTGCCCTGCTCACTCAATCCCGTCTTTCCCCAGCGGTGCTGACCGATACACCCCGCTTGACCGAGATCTGTCGGGCGGCCGAGTCGTTTGCCCGCCACCACTTTCCCGACCTTATTCCGGTCTCTTTTTCGATTGAGACCGACCCCACGCTTGGCGGCTCCCGCATTATTGCCACCGCCAAGCTCAATGGATCGGGCATCCGAACCGTCATTGACGGCGATTTTCTGCACTTTCCCGAGGTCCAGGAGATCGGCCGCCTGCTTGAGCAACTGCGAGTGATCGGACAGGCGCCGTTTGTCGTGGTCCACAAAGACGAAGAGCACCCCCTGGCCCAGCAGCGCTATATTGTTGACTACATCCTGTCTCGTTCCCGCCAGGGAACCGAAATTCAGCGCTATAAGGGTTTGGGCGAGATGAACCCCGAACAGCTGTGGGAAACGACCATGAATCCCGACACCCGGCGTCTGCTCCAGGTCCGGATTGAGGATGCCTATGAGGCAGACGAAATCTTCGCTACACTGATGGGCGACGAGGTCGAACCCCGACGGCGATTCATTCAAGAAAACGCCCTGGCGGCCAAAAACCTCGATATCTGA
- the gyrA gene encoding DNA gyrase subunit A has product MTTTSSGRDHRPPFVNIEQEMRQSYMDYAMSVIIGRALPDVRDGLKPVHRRVLYAMSDLANDWNRPYKKSARIVGDVIGKYHPHGDTAVYDTIVRMAQDFSLRYPLVDGQGNFGSIDGDPPAAMRYTEIRMTRMAAELLTDLDRDTVDFIANYDDSSQEPSVLPAKLPNLLINGSSGIAVGMSTNIPPHNLGEVVDALVALLADPTLSSAQLMQYIRGPDFPTGGFIHGLTGIREAYETGKGIIQMRARTSVEENDRTGKNSIIVEEIPFQVNKARLIERIADLVNEKRIEGISDLRDESDREGMRIVIELKKDVVPDIVLNQLYKMTPMQDSFGVILLAIVNERPQLLTLKHSLVHFLNHRRDVVRRRTAFTLAKAQDRLHLLDGLKIALDNLDAVIRLIRAGDSPSSVRHQLTTRFVLSEVQAQAILDMRLQRLTQLEQGKIINEYTETAGLIRQLEHILADPGEINALISQELQDLKTRFGDARRTEILAASADLSVEDLIAEEDMVVTISHAGYIKRTAASLYRSQRRGGRGIVAATTRDEDFVEHLFVCSTHAYLLVFTSLGRVYWIKVHEIPQAGRASKGKAIVNLLPLGDGEKISAFLPVREFKDDARLVFATRNGLIKKTDLMAYAHPRPGGIIAISLENGDEVIGVRLTHAEQEILLSTRQGQAIRFSERDVRPTGRSTRGVKGISLEADDEVVSLAVLNPDESLLTVSSLGYGKRSSMDAYRLQSRAGKGVITIRTTDKTGEVIGVREVTDEDHLMLITDSGRVIRLRLRELRTIGRNTQGVRLFDIDPQERVVSLALLAEDEEEDREQIENGVRSAEQTVRTTQEDV; this is encoded by the coding sequence ATGACGACCACCTCATCAGGAAGAGATCATCGTCCGCCTTTCGTCAACATCGAACAAGAGATGCGTCAGTCCTATATGGACTACGCCATGAGCGTCATCATTGGCCGCGCCCTGCCCGATGTCCGGGACGGTCTCAAGCCGGTGCATCGCCGCGTGTTGTACGCCATGTCCGACCTGGCCAACGACTGGAACCGGCCGTATAAGAAATCGGCCCGCATTGTCGGCGATGTGATCGGCAAATACCATCCGCACGGGGACACCGCAGTCTACGATACCATCGTACGCATGGCGCAGGACTTCTCGCTGCGCTACCCATTGGTTGACGGTCAGGGGAACTTCGGCTCGATTGATGGCGACCCGCCCGCAGCCATGCGCTATACCGAAATCCGCATGACCCGCATGGCTGCGGAACTGCTGACCGACCTGGATCGGGACACGGTCGATTTTATCGCCAATTATGACGACTCAAGCCAAGAGCCAAGCGTTCTGCCGGCCAAGCTGCCCAACCTGCTCATCAACGGCTCGTCGGGCATTGCGGTCGGCATGTCGACCAATATCCCGCCGCATAATCTGGGCGAGGTGGTCGACGCGCTCGTGGCTCTGCTGGCTGACCCGACCCTGAGCAGCGCTCAGCTCATGCAATATATCCGCGGGCCGGATTTCCCCACCGGCGGGTTTATTCACGGTCTGACAGGCATCCGTGAAGCGTATGAAACCGGCAAAGGCATTATCCAGATGCGAGCCCGGACATCGGTTGAGGAAAATGATCGAACGGGTAAGAACAGCATTATTGTTGAGGAAATCCCGTTTCAGGTCAATAAAGCGCGCCTGATCGAACGCATTGCCGACCTCGTCAACGAGAAGCGCATTGAGGGTATCTCCGATCTGCGTGACGAGTCGGATCGCGAGGGAATGCGGATTGTCATTGAGCTGAAAAAGGACGTCGTTCCCGATATCGTCCTCAACCAGCTCTACAAGATGACCCCCATGCAGGACTCGTTTGGGGTGATTCTGCTGGCCATTGTTAATGAGCGCCCACAACTGCTGACCCTCAAACACAGCCTCGTCCATTTTTTGAACCATCGTCGGGACGTGGTGCGGCGCCGGACCGCTTTTACCTTGGCCAAAGCCCAGGACCGTCTGCACCTGCTCGACGGACTGAAAATCGCCTTGGACAACCTCGACGCGGTAATCCGACTCATCCGCGCCGGCGATAGTCCGTCCAGTGTCCGTCATCAGCTCACCACCCGCTTTGTGCTGAGCGAGGTCCAGGCTCAGGCTATCCTGGATATGCGCTTACAGCGCCTGACCCAGCTGGAGCAGGGAAAAATCATCAACGAGTACACCGAGACAGCTGGTTTGATCCGGCAACTGGAACACATTTTGGCCGATCCAGGTGAAATCAACGCGCTCATCAGCCAGGAGTTACAAGACCTCAAGACGCGCTTCGGCGACGCCCGCCGCACCGAGATTCTTGCCGCCAGCGCCGACCTGTCTGTCGAAGACCTGATTGCCGAAGAAGACATGGTCGTCACTATCTCCCACGCCGGCTATATCAAGCGGACGGCGGCTTCGCTGTATCGCTCACAGCGTCGTGGCGGACGTGGTATTGTAGCGGCAACCACGCGGGACGAAGATTTTGTCGAACACCTGTTTGTGTGCTCGACCCACGCCTATCTGCTGGTGTTCACCTCTTTAGGGCGAGTCTATTGGATTAAGGTCCACGAGATTCCGCAGGCTGGTCGGGCCTCAAAAGGCAAGGCCATCGTCAACCTGCTGCCACTCGGCGACGGGGAAAAGATCTCAGCCTTTCTGCCCGTGCGCGAGTTCAAAGACGACGCCCGCCTCGTCTTTGCCACCCGAAACGGCTTGATCAAAAAGACCGATCTGATGGCCTACGCCCACCCGCGCCCGGGCGGCATTATCGCCATATCCCTGGAGAACGGAGACGAAGTCATTGGCGTGCGGCTAACCCATGCCGAGCAGGAAATCCTGCTGTCAACCCGCCAGGGCCAAGCCATCCGTTTTTCCGAGCGGGATGTCCGTCCAACCGGGCGGAGTACCCGAGGGGTAAAAGGCATCAGTTTGGAGGCGGACGACGAGGTGGTGTCCCTGGCCGTGCTGAACCCGGACGAAAGCCTGCTGACGGTTTCGTCTCTGGGCTATGGCAAGCGGAGCAGTATGGACGCCTACCGCCTCCAATCGCGGGCCGGCAAGGGGGTCATCACCATACGGACGACCGACAAGACGGGCGAAGTTATTGGTGTGCGGGAGGTGACCGACGAGGATCACCTGATGCTGATCACCGATAGCGGACGGGTGATCCGGCTACGCCTGCGGGAGTTGCGCACCATCGGCCGCAACACCCAGGGGGTTCGGCTGTTTGATATTGACCCTCAAGAGCGGGTCGTCAGTCTCGCCCTGCTGGCCGAAGACGAAGAAGAGGACAGGGAACAGATCGAAAATGGCGTACGGTCTGCCGAACAGACCGTACGCACTACACAGGAGGACGTATGA
- a CDS encoding redoxin domain-containing protein, giving the protein MSVQVGQAAPDFTLKTSKMQDFTLSEHKGKKNVVLLFVPLAFTGG; this is encoded by the coding sequence ATGAGCGTACAGGTTGGGCAAGCTGCCCCGGATTTCACCCTCAAGACGAGCAAAATGCAGGATTTCACCCTGAGCGAACACAAGGGCAAGAAAAACGTGGTCCTGCTCTTTGTTCCCCTGGCCTTTACCGGAGGGTGA
- a CDS encoding redoxin domain-containing protein, whose product MQANIASFQNDDTQVVGVSVDSPFSLDAWAAKEGYEFPLLSDFNKEVAATYDSLYPELLVFKGVAKRTAFVIDKNGVIQYAWLNDDPGTLPDLDEIKACLQQCG is encoded by the coding sequence GTGCAAGCCAATATCGCCAGTTTCCAGAACGATGACACGCAGGTTGTCGGCGTCAGCGTTGACAGCCCGTTTTCCTTGGACGCCTGGGCCGCCAAAGAGGGCTATGAGTTCCCCCTGCTGAGCGACTTCAATAAAGAGGTTGCCGCCACCTATGACTCTCTCTATCCTGAGCTACTGGTGTTCAAAGGGGTGGCCAAACGGACGGCTTTTGTGATCGACAAAAACGGTGTGATCCAGTACGCCTGGCTGAACGATGACCCGGGCACCCTGCCCGACCTTGATGAGATCAAAGCCTGCTTGCAGCAGTGTGGCTAA
- a CDS encoding L,D-transpeptidase family protein, which translates to MKRHLLCVVWGLSLLLVGHPGFAWDEARFAQKKTMAYSYTLPDGQGNGQIKTVIGSPRTYTVQTKDTLLDIARYFDLGFNELRAAHPQVDTWLPEVGSEIRLPTFWVLPKTRSAGVNIVVNIPEMRLYYFPTRAKHGAQALAMTYPVGLGREDWPTPQTPFRIRGKTANPTWVIPQSIRQERIQERGWSETSIPGGSPANPLGKYRLELSLSQASGAYAIHGTNNPWAVGRMVTHGCIRLYPEDIARFFELVPVGSSGELTYQPVKVGMQHGQVYVEVHADIYGLVADPWADAQRVVQDSGWAHLVDPARLLRALREQSGVPVDVTAEPLTALWDDDRPGKGNVITDPGK; encoded by the coding sequence ATGAAACGTCATCTGCTGTGTGTGGTGTGGGGGCTCAGTCTCTTGCTTGTGGGCCACCCCGGCTTTGCCTGGGACGAGGCGCGCTTTGCCCAGAAAAAGACCATGGCCTACTCCTATACGCTGCCCGACGGACAGGGAAATGGGCAGATAAAGACAGTCATTGGTTCTCCGCGGACCTACACCGTCCAGACCAAAGACACCCTGCTCGACATCGCCCGCTACTTTGACCTGGGCTTCAACGAACTCCGCGCCGCCCACCCCCAGGTCGACACTTGGCTGCCCGAGGTGGGATCAGAGATCCGCCTGCCGACCTTCTGGGTGCTGCCTAAAACGCGCTCCGCCGGGGTGAATATTGTGGTCAATATTCCGGAAATGCGCCTGTACTATTTCCCGACTCGGGCCAAACATGGTGCCCAGGCCCTGGCAATGACCTATCCGGTCGGACTTGGCCGGGAGGACTGGCCGACGCCCCAAACGCCGTTTCGGATCCGAGGCAAAACGGCCAACCCGACCTGGGTGATTCCCCAGTCCATTCGGCAGGAACGGATACAGGAAAGGGGCTGGTCAGAAACCAGTATTCCCGGCGGCTCGCCGGCCAACCCGCTGGGCAAGTATCGGCTGGAACTGAGCCTGTCCCAGGCGTCCGGTGCGTACGCCATCCACGGCACGAACAACCCCTGGGCGGTCGGCAGAATGGTCACCCACGGCTGTATTCGGCTGTATCCCGAAGACATCGCGCGTTTCTTCGAGTTGGTACCGGTCGGCAGTTCCGGCGAACTGACCTATCAGCCGGTCAAGGTCGGGATGCAACACGGTCAGGTGTACGTCGAGGTTCACGCCGACATCTATGGCCTAGTGGCCGACCCGTGGGCAGATGCCCAGCGCGTGGTGCAGGACAGCGGTTGGGCGCATCTGGTCGATCCGGCCCGGCTGCTCCGAGCCCTGCGCGAGCAGTCCGGCGTTCCGGTCGATGTGACGGCCGAGCCGCTGACTGCGCTCTGGGATGATGACCGTCCTGGAAAGGGAAACGTGATAACCGATCCTGGAAAATGA
- a CDS encoding secondary thiamine-phosphate synthase enzyme YjbQ encodes MELKVRTRNKNDVVDLTRQIAELVRQADLEHGLCHVYVPHATAAIIVNENDDPQIGQDLLTVLDGLIPEGVWLHDKVDENGASHLKATILGPSETVPIQRGRLALGTWQAIMLVDFDGPRDRTAIVTLTRA; translated from the coding sequence ATGGAACTCAAAGTACGGACCCGGAATAAAAACGATGTGGTTGATCTGACCCGGCAAATCGCCGAGTTGGTCCGGCAGGCCGATCTTGAACACGGGCTATGTCATGTCTATGTGCCCCACGCCACGGCCGCGATTATTGTGAACGAAAACGACGACCCGCAGATTGGCCAGGATTTGCTCACGGTTCTCGACGGCCTCATCCCCGAGGGCGTCTGGCTGCACGACAAGGTCGACGAAAACGGGGCGTCGCATCTGAAAGCGACTATTTTGGGTCCAAGCGAAACCGTTCCCATCCAGCGGGGACGCCTGGCGCTCGGCACCTGGCAGGCCATTATGCTGGTGGATTTTGACGGACCACGCGACCGGACGGCCATTGTGACCCTGACCCGAGCGTGA